A DNA window from Enterobacter asburiae contains the following coding sequences:
- the hutI gene encoding imidazolonepropionase, translated as MQQIHPDDVIWRNARLATMAPDVPASYGLKEQHALVVRGHTILAAIPESDIPSGHRHCVDLQGRLVTPGLIDCHTHLVFGGDRAAEWEQRLNGVSYQTISAQGGGINATVTATRSSSAETLLKLAQQRLQRLMNEGVTTVEIKSGYGLNAEAEEKMLQVARQLGLNNPIDISPTLLAAHAVPPEYRQDPDAYLTLVCEQILPTLWQKELYEAVDVFCENVGFTPSQTERLFKAAAELGIPVKGHVEQLSNQGGAALVSQYKGLSADHIEYLDDAGVQAMAESGTVAVLLPGAFYFLQERQRPPVEQLRKQGVPMAVATDYNPGTSPFASLHLAMNMACVQFGLTPEEAWAGVTRHAAQALGRGATHGQLRAGFVADFIVWDAHHPVEMVYEPGRNPLYQRIFRGEAV; from the coding sequence ATGCAGCAGATTCATCCCGACGATGTAATATGGCGAAATGCGCGACTGGCTACGATGGCGCCGGACGTACCTGCGTCTTATGGACTGAAAGAGCAACACGCTCTGGTCGTGCGCGGCCACACTATTCTGGCCGCGATCCCTGAATCTGACATTCCTTCCGGACACCGACACTGTGTCGATCTTCAGGGGCGTCTGGTCACGCCTGGCCTGATTGACTGCCATACCCACCTGGTATTTGGCGGCGACCGCGCGGCGGAGTGGGAGCAGCGCCTGAACGGCGTCTCTTATCAAACCATCAGCGCCCAGGGGGGCGGGATTAACGCGACCGTGACGGCGACGCGCAGCAGCTCAGCCGAAACCTTGCTGAAACTGGCGCAGCAGCGGCTCCAGCGTCTCATGAATGAAGGCGTGACGACCGTTGAAATCAAATCGGGATACGGGCTCAACGCCGAGGCCGAAGAGAAGATGCTGCAGGTTGCCCGCCAGTTGGGCCTCAATAATCCGATCGATATCAGCCCAACGCTGCTGGCGGCCCATGCGGTTCCGCCGGAATACCGGCAGGATCCGGATGCCTACCTCACGCTGGTCTGTGAGCAGATACTGCCCACGCTGTGGCAAAAAGAGTTATATGAAGCAGTCGACGTGTTTTGTGAAAACGTCGGCTTTACCCCGTCGCAAACCGAGCGACTCTTCAAGGCCGCCGCCGAGCTGGGTATCCCGGTGAAAGGGCATGTCGAGCAGCTGTCGAATCAGGGCGGCGCGGCGCTGGTCAGCCAGTATAAGGGCCTTTCCGCCGATCATATTGAGTATCTCGACGACGCAGGCGTTCAGGCGATGGCGGAAAGCGGCACGGTTGCCGTCCTGTTGCCGGGTGCGTTCTATTTTCTGCAGGAGCGCCAGCGTCCGCCGGTTGAACAGCTCAGAAAACAGGGCGTGCCGATGGCCGTCGCCACCGACTATAACCCCGGCACCAGCCCGTTTGCGAGCCTGCACCTGGCGATGAACATGGCCTGCGTCCAGTTTGGCCTGACCCCGGAAGAAGCCTGGGCTGGCGTCACGCGCCATGCCGCGCAGGCGCTGGGCCGTGGCGCAACCCACGGGCAGCTGCGGGCAGGGTTTGTCGCCGATTTTATCGTCTGGGATGCTCATCATCCGGTTGAGATGGTCTACGAGCCGGGACGCAATCCGCTGTATCAACGTATTTTCCGTGGGGAGGCAGTATGA
- the pgl gene encoding 6-phosphogluconolactonase: MKQTVYTASPESQQIHVWRLNTEGTLTLVQVVDVPGQVQPMVISPDKRFLYVGVRPEFRVLAYRISPDDGALTYTAEAPLPGSPTHISTDRKGNFVFSGSYNAGCVSVTRLEDGIPVETVDVVEGLEGCHSANISPDNRTLWVPALKQDRICLFTLSDDGHLVAQNPAEVTTVEGAGPRHMVFHPNQQYAYVVNELNSSVDVWELKDPNGQIECVQTLDMMPSDFSDTRWAADIHITPNGRHLYACDRTSSLITVFSVSEDGSVLAIEGFQPTETQPRGFNIDHSGKYLIAAGQKSHHIALYEIKGEQGLLEEKGRYAVGQGPMWVVVNAH, from the coding sequence ATGAAACAAACCGTTTATACCGCCAGTCCTGAAAGCCAGCAGATCCACGTCTGGCGTTTAAATACCGAAGGGACACTCACGCTGGTTCAGGTTGTTGATGTGCCAGGCCAGGTGCAACCGATGGTCATCAGCCCGGATAAACGTTTCTTGTACGTGGGTGTGCGCCCGGAGTTCCGCGTGCTGGCCTATCGCATTTCTCCGGACGATGGCGCGCTGACGTACACTGCCGAAGCCCCGTTGCCGGGCAGCCCAACCCATATCTCGACCGATCGTAAAGGCAACTTTGTCTTCAGCGGATCGTATAACGCGGGCTGCGTCAGCGTAACGCGTCTGGAAGATGGTATTCCGGTCGAAACCGTGGATGTGGTGGAAGGGCTTGAAGGCTGCCACTCGGCGAATATCTCTCCGGATAACCGCACGCTGTGGGTGCCTGCGCTGAAGCAGGATCGTATCTGCCTGTTCACCCTGAGCGACGATGGTCACCTGGTGGCGCAGAATCCTGCCGAAGTGACTACCGTTGAAGGCGCCGGTCCGCGTCATATGGTCTTCCATCCGAACCAGCAGTACGCCTACGTGGTCAATGAGTTGAACAGCTCTGTGGACGTATGGGAGCTGAAAGATCCAAACGGTCAGATTGAGTGCGTGCAGACGCTGGACATGATGCCGTCTGATTTCTCCGATACCCGCTGGGCGGCGGATATCCACATAACGCCAAATGGCCGCCATCTGTACGCCTGCGACCGTACCTCCAGCCTGATTACCGTGTTTAGCGTGTCTGAAGACGGCAGCGTGCTGGCGATTGAAGGGTTCCAGCCAACGGAAACCCAGCCGCGCGGCTTTAATATCGATCACAGCGGTAAATACCTGATTGCGGCGGGGCAGAAATCCCACCACATCGCGCTGTATGAAATTAAAGGCGAGCAGGGGCTGCTGGAAGAGAAAGGACGTTATGCCGTAGGCCAGGGGCCAATGTGGGTGGTGGTCAACGCTCACTAA
- a CDS encoding putative acyl-CoA thioester hydrolase, with the protein MNISRISRLALALAFGVTLSACSSTPPDQRPSEQVAPGTASRPILSADEAKNFDRAHYFSAMDPNAAPWTPSSINLPKQPDFMVGPAGAQGVTHTSIQAAVDAAITKHSASRQYIAILPGEYEGTVYVPAAPGSITLYGLGEKAIDVKIGLAIDSEIDSNTWRHLVNPAGKYMPGKPAWYMFDNCQSKRSATIGVMCSAVFWSQNNGLQLQNLTIQNTLGDSVDAGSHQAVALRSDGDKVQINNVNILGRQNTFFVTNSGVQNTLQNNRLTRTLVTNSYVEGDVDLVSGRGAVVFDNTDFRVVNSRTQQEGYVFAPATQSNLFYGFLAVNSRFNAAGDGVAQLGRSLDVDSATNGQVVIRDSVINEGFNMAKPWADAAISKRPFSGNTGTVDDKGNVQRNLNDANFNRMWEYNNRGLGSKVVAEPKQ; encoded by the coding sequence TTGAACATTTCCAGGATTTCCCGTCTGGCGTTAGCACTCGCCTTTGGCGTGACCTTATCCGCATGCAGTTCAACACCACCGGATCAGCGCCCTTCTGAGCAGGTTGCGCCCGGTACCGCCTCCCGCCCGATTTTGTCCGCTGATGAAGCGAAGAACTTCGATCGTGCGCACTACTTCTCGGCGATGGATCCTAACGCTGCGCCGTGGACACCGTCTTCTATCAACCTGCCTAAACAGCCTGACTTCATGGTTGGCCCGGCGGGTGCGCAGGGCGTAACGCATACCTCTATTCAGGCTGCGGTTGATGCTGCCATCACTAAACACAGCGCGTCTCGCCAGTACATCGCGATCCTGCCGGGTGAATATGAAGGCACCGTATATGTTCCGGCGGCCCCTGGCAGCATTACGCTTTACGGTCTGGGCGAAAAAGCGATCGACGTAAAAATTGGCCTGGCGATTGATTCCGAAATCGACAGCAACACCTGGCGTCACCTGGTGAACCCGGCCGGTAAATATATGCCGGGCAAACCGGCGTGGTATATGTTTGATAATTGCCAGAGCAAGCGTTCTGCCACCATTGGCGTGATGTGCTCGGCGGTATTCTGGTCTCAGAATAACGGTCTGCAGCTGCAGAACCTGACCATTCAGAATACCCTGGGCGACAGCGTTGATGCTGGTAGTCACCAGGCCGTTGCGCTGCGTAGCGATGGCGATAAGGTGCAGATTAATAACGTCAACATTCTGGGCCGTCAGAACACCTTCTTCGTGACCAACAGCGGCGTGCAGAACACCCTGCAGAATAACCGCCTGACCCGTACTCTGGTGACCAACAGCTACGTTGAAGGTGACGTGGATCTGGTGTCCGGTCGCGGCGCGGTGGTGTTTGATAATACCGATTTCCGCGTGGTGAACTCACGCACTCAGCAGGAAGGTTACGTGTTTGCTCCGGCAACCCAGTCTAACCTCTTCTACGGCTTCCTGGCCGTGAACAGCCGCTTTAACGCTGCCGGTGACGGCGTGGCGCAGCTGGGACGCTCCCTGGACGTGGACTCTGCGACCAACGGCCAGGTCGTGATCCGCGACAGCGTGATCAATGAAGGCTTCAACATGGCGAAGCCGTGGGCTGATGCCGCGATCTCCAAACGTCCATTCTCCGGCAATACCGGTACGGTGGATGATAAAGGGAACGTGCAGCGCAACCTGAACGACGCTAACTTCAACCGCATGTGGGAATACAACAACCGCGGTCTGGGTAGCAAAGTGGTTGCTGAGCCGAAGCAGTAA
- a CDS encoding histidine utilization repressor: MFSRSPLPQSSPPAPFYEKVKQAISEKIATGVWRPHDRIPSEAELVAQFGFSRMTVNRALRELTDEGLLVRLQGVGTFVAEPKGQSALFEIRSIADEIAARNHQHRCEVLVLEETQASAEQATELNVKEGSRIFHSVMVHFENDIPVQIEDRCVNAERIPDYLNQDYTQTTPHAYLSLVAPLTEGEHIVEAVRATPQECERLRIKEHDPCLLIRRRTWSSSHIVSHARLLFPGNRYRLQGHFMS, translated from the coding sequence ATGTTTTCACGCTCACCTCTGCCGCAGTCGAGCCCTCCCGCGCCTTTCTATGAAAAGGTGAAGCAGGCAATTAGCGAAAAAATCGCTACCGGCGTCTGGCGCCCGCACGATCGCATTCCTTCGGAGGCCGAGCTGGTAGCGCAGTTTGGTTTTAGCCGGATGACCGTCAACCGGGCGCTGCGCGAGCTGACCGACGAAGGGCTTCTGGTGCGCCTGCAGGGCGTGGGGACGTTTGTGGCGGAACCGAAAGGACAGTCGGCGCTGTTTGAAATCCGCAGCATTGCGGACGAGATAGCCGCGCGTAATCATCAGCACCGCTGCGAGGTGCTGGTGCTCGAAGAGACCCAGGCCAGCGCCGAGCAGGCCACAGAGCTTAACGTCAAGGAGGGAAGCCGCATTTTCCACTCCGTGATGGTGCATTTCGAAAACGACATTCCGGTGCAGATTGAAGATCGCTGCGTGAACGCTGAGCGGATACCGGACTATCTGAACCAGGATTACACCCAGACCACGCCGCACGCCTATCTCTCGCTCGTCGCACCGCTGACGGAAGGGGAGCACATTGTGGAGGCCGTGCGCGCCACGCCGCAGGAGTGCGAAAGGCTACGCATTAAAGAGCACGATCCGTGCCTGCTGATCCGCCGTCGAACCTGGTCCTCGTCGCACATTGTGTCGCATGCCCGGCTGCTTTTCCCGGGGAATCGCTACCGGCTGCAGGGCCACTTCATGTCATAA
- the hutH gene encoding histidine ammonia-lyase gives MNALTLTPGSLTLKQLRNVWRKPVTLSLDESAHAAINDSVACVEAIVAEGRTAYGINTGFGLLAQTRIATHDLENLQRSLVLSHAAGVGQPLDDEIVRLMMVLKINSLARGFSGIRLSVIQALMALVNAEVYPWIPAKGSVGASGDLAPLAHMSLLLLGEGKARWQGEWLPAKEALKKAGLTPITLAAKEGLALLNGTQASTAFALRGLFEAEDLFASAVVCGALTTEAVLGSRRPFDARIHEVRGQRGQIDAAAMYRHVLTDTSEIADSHHNCEKVQDPYSLRCQPQVMGACLTQLRQAAEVLLVEANAVSDNPLVFAQENEVVSGGNFHAEPVAMAADNIALAIAEVGALSERRIALMMDKHMSQLPPFLVRNGGVNSGFMIAQVTAAALASENKALSHPHSVDSLPTSANQEDHVSMAPAAGRRLWEMASNTRGVLAVEWLAACQGVDLREGLKSSPLLEQARHALREHVSHYDDDRFFAPDIDKAMQLLEEGSLVGLLPSVL, from the coding sequence ATGAACGCATTAACACTCACCCCCGGCTCGCTGACGCTCAAGCAGCTGCGTAACGTCTGGCGTAAACCGGTTACCCTTTCGCTGGATGAAAGCGCCCACGCCGCCATTAACGACAGCGTCGCCTGCGTCGAAGCCATCGTTGCCGAAGGGCGCACCGCTTACGGGATTAACACCGGATTTGGCCTGCTGGCGCAGACCCGCATCGCGACACACGATCTGGAAAACTTACAGCGTTCGCTGGTGCTGTCACATGCGGCGGGCGTGGGTCAGCCGCTGGATGATGAGATTGTCCGTCTGATGATGGTGCTCAAAATCAACAGCCTGGCCCGCGGCTTCTCCGGCATTCGCCTGAGCGTGATTCAGGCGCTGATGGCGCTGGTCAATGCGGAAGTCTATCCGTGGATCCCGGCAAAAGGCTCTGTTGGCGCATCCGGCGATCTTGCGCCGCTGGCGCACATGTCGCTGCTGCTGCTCGGCGAAGGCAAAGCGCGCTGGCAGGGCGAGTGGCTTCCTGCGAAGGAGGCGCTGAAAAAAGCCGGATTAACGCCAATTACGCTGGCGGCGAAAGAGGGGCTGGCGCTGCTGAACGGCACGCAGGCATCGACCGCTTTCGCGCTGCGCGGCCTCTTTGAAGCGGAAGATCTGTTTGCCTCGGCGGTGGTGTGCGGTGCGCTGACCACCGAAGCCGTGCTGGGCTCGCGTCGTCCGTTCGATGCCCGCATCCACGAGGTGCGCGGTCAGCGCGGGCAGATTGATGCCGCCGCGATGTACCGTCACGTGCTTACCGACACCAGCGAGATCGCGGATTCACACCACAACTGTGAAAAGGTGCAGGATCCGTATTCCCTGCGCTGCCAGCCGCAGGTGATGGGCGCGTGCCTGACGCAGCTGCGCCAGGCGGCAGAAGTGCTGCTGGTGGAGGCCAACGCGGTGTCCGATAACCCGCTGGTGTTCGCCCAGGAAAACGAGGTGGTTTCCGGGGGCAACTTCCACGCCGAGCCGGTGGCAATGGCGGCGGATAATATCGCCCTGGCGATTGCCGAAGTCGGCGCGTTGTCCGAGCGCCGCATCGCGCTGATGATGGATAAACATATGTCCCAGCTGCCGCCGTTCCTGGTGCGTAACGGCGGGGTCAACTCGGGCTTTATGATTGCCCAGGTGACCGCGGCGGCGCTGGCGAGCGAGAACAAAGCCCTGTCGCACCCGCACAGCGTGGACAGCCTGCCAACGTCAGCGAACCAGGAAGATCACGTTTCGATGGCGCCGGCTGCCGGGCGTCGTCTCTGGGAAATGGCCTCCAACACCCGCGGCGTGCTGGCGGTGGAGTGGCTGGCGGCATGTCAGGGTGTCGATCTGCGTGAAGGGTTAAAATCCAGCCCGCTGCTGGAGCAGGCGCGTCATGCGCTGCGCGAGCACGTATCGCACTACGATGACGACCGCTTCTTTGCGCCGGATATTGATAAGGCGATGCAGCTTCTGGAAGAGGGAAGCCTTGTAGGACTGCTACCTTCAGTGCTGTGA
- the hutU gene encoding urocanate hydratase, protein MSSGKYRQQDVRAARGTMLTAKSWLTEAPLRMLMNNLDPEVAENPHELVVYGGIGRAARNWECYDAIVKSLTELEHDETLLVQSGKPVGVFKTHKNAPRVLIANSNLVPHWATWEHFNELDAKGLAMYGQMTAGSWIYIGSQGIVQGTYETFVEAGRQHYNGSLKGRWVLTAGLGGMGGAQPLAATLAGACSLNVECQQSRIDFRLRTRYVDEQATDLDDALARIKKYTSEGKAVSIALCGNAADILPQLVARGVRPDLVTDQTSAHDPLHGYLPKGWTWEEYQQKAETDPEGTVLAAKRSMAEHVSAMLAFSQMGIPTFDYGNNIRQMAKEMGVNNAFDFPGFVPAYIRPLFCRGIGPFRWVALSGDPEDIYKTDAKVKEIVADDEHLHHWLDMARERINFQGLPARICWVGLEWRQKLGLAFNEMVRSGEVSAPIVIGRDHLDSGSVASPNRETEAMRDGSDAVSDWPLLNALLNTASGATWVSLHHGGGVGMGFSQHSGMVIVCDGTDEAAARIARVLHNDPATGVMRHADAGYEIAIDCAKEQGLNLPMIPATQGKH, encoded by the coding sequence ATGTCGTCAGGTAAATACCGCCAGCAGGACGTCCGCGCCGCGCGCGGCACCATGCTTACCGCCAAAAGCTGGCTCACCGAAGCCCCGCTGCGCATGTTGATGAACAACCTCGACCCTGAGGTGGCGGAAAACCCCCACGAGCTGGTGGTCTACGGCGGCATTGGCCGCGCCGCGCGCAACTGGGAATGCTATGACGCAATTGTAAAATCCCTGACCGAACTCGAACACGACGAAACCCTGCTGGTACAGTCCGGCAAGCCGGTTGGCGTGTTCAAAACGCACAAAAACGCGCCGCGCGTGCTGATCGCTAACTCTAACCTCGTGCCGCACTGGGCGACGTGGGAACACTTCAACGAACTGGACGCGAAAGGGCTGGCGATGTATGGCCAGATGACCGCGGGGAGCTGGATCTACATCGGCAGCCAGGGGATCGTGCAGGGCACCTATGAGACCTTCGTGGAAGCCGGTCGCCAGCACTATAACGGCTCGCTGAAAGGCCGCTGGGTATTGACCGCGGGTCTCGGCGGGATGGGCGGCGCGCAGCCGCTGGCCGCCACGCTTGCCGGCGCATGCTCGCTCAACGTTGAGTGCCAGCAGAGCCGCATTGATTTCCGTCTGCGCACCCGCTACGTCGATGAGCAGGCAACCGATCTGGACGATGCGCTGGCGCGTATCAAAAAATACACCTCCGAAGGCAAAGCGGTGTCGATTGCCCTGTGCGGCAACGCGGCGGACATTCTCCCGCAGCTCGTCGCCCGAGGCGTACGTCCGGATCTGGTCACCGACCAGACCAGCGCCCATGACCCGCTGCACGGTTATCTGCCAAAAGGCTGGACGTGGGAAGAATATCAGCAAAAAGCGGAAACCGACCCGGAAGGCACGGTACTTGCTGCGAAACGATCCATGGCCGAGCACGTCTCCGCCATGCTGGCCTTCAGCCAAATGGGCATTCCGACCTTTGACTACGGCAACAACATCCGCCAGATGGCGAAAGAGATGGGCGTAAATAACGCGTTTGACTTCCCGGGCTTCGTTCCTGCCTATATTCGCCCGCTGTTCTGCCGCGGCATCGGTCCGTTCCGCTGGGTTGCCCTGTCCGGTGACCCGGAGGATATCTACAAAACCGACGCCAAAGTGAAGGAGATCGTCGCTGATGACGAACATCTTCACCACTGGCTGGACATGGCCCGCGAGCGCATTAACTTCCAGGGCCTGCCGGCGCGTATCTGCTGGGTAGGGCTGGAGTGGCGTCAAAAACTCGGCCTCGCCTTCAACGAAATGGTGCGCAGCGGTGAGGTTTCCGCGCCGATCGTCATCGGCCGCGACCACCTGGACTCCGGCTCCGTCGCCAGCCCGAACCGCGAAACCGAAGCCATGCGCGACGGCTCGGATGCGGTCTCCGACTGGCCGTTGCTGAACGCTCTGCTGAATACCGCCAGCGGCGCGACCTGGGTGTCGCTGCACCACGGCGGCGGCGTGGGGATGGGCTTCTCCCAGCATTCCGGGATGGTCATCGTCTGCGACGGAACCGATGAAGCCGCCGCGCGTATCGCTCGCGTGCTGCACAACGACCCGGCCACCGGCGTGATGCGTCACGCGGATGCGGGTTACGAAATTGCCATTGACTGTGCCAAAGAGCAGGGCCTTAACCTGCCGATGATCCCTGCCACACAAGGAAAGCATTAA
- a CDS encoding pyridoxal phosphatase has translation MTSRVIALDLDGTLLTPQKNLLPSSLEALKRAQEVGYQLLIVTGRHHVAIHPFYQALALDTPAICCNGTYLYDYQAKKVLESDALPVPQALQLIDLLDEHAVHGLMYVDNAMVYERPTGHVVRTSNWALSLPEAQRPVFTQVSSLRQAAHDVEAIWKFALTDEDTTKLNTFAKHVEQTLGLECEWSWHDQVDIARKGNSKGKRLTQYVESQGGSMRDVIAFGDNYNDISMLEAAGTGVAMGNADDAVKARANVVIGDNTTDSIAQYIYTHLL, from the coding sequence ATGACCTCGCGTGTGATTGCTCTGGATTTAGACGGTACCTTACTGACGCCGCAAAAAAACCTTCTCCCCTCCTCCCTTGAGGCGCTAAAACGCGCGCAGGAAGTGGGATATCAACTCCTTATCGTAACGGGTCGACATCACGTTGCCATTCACCCTTTTTATCAGGCACTGGCGTTAGATACACCTGCAATTTGTTGTAATGGCACTTATTTGTATGATTATCAGGCAAAAAAGGTTTTAGAATCCGACGCGCTACCGGTTCCCCAGGCGCTGCAGCTGATCGATCTGCTGGATGAGCATGCCGTTCACGGCCTGATGTACGTGGATAACGCGATGGTGTACGAGCGCCCTACAGGCCACGTGGTGCGCACCAGCAACTGGGCGTTGTCCCTGCCTGAAGCGCAGCGTCCGGTCTTTACCCAGGTTTCCTCCCTGCGTCAGGCAGCCCATGACGTTGAGGCTATCTGGAAATTCGCCCTGACCGATGAAGACACCACCAAACTGAATACCTTCGCAAAACACGTGGAACAAACGCTGGGTCTGGAGTGCGAATGGTCCTGGCATGACCAGGTGGATATTGCCCGCAAAGGCAACAGCAAAGGCAAGCGCCTGACGCAGTATGTGGAATCACAGGGCGGGTCGATGCGTGACGTGATCGCCTTTGGCGACAACTACAACGACATCAGCATGCTGGAAGCCGCCGGTACCGGCGTGGCGATGGGCAATGCCGACGACGCGGTAAAAGCCCGCGCCAACGTGGTGATTGGCGACAACACCACCGACAGCATCGCGCAGTACATTTATACCCACCTGCTGTAA
- the hutG gene encoding formimidoylglutamase, protein MRLWRPVAETVWQGRDDSAEASSAKRIFQTIKQQGQFTPLSSGIALIGFECDEGVKRNQGRPGAVQAPDMLRKALANMASHQGHDRLTDMGSVYVEGGELEAAQQALSDAVTACQQSGMRTLVFGGGHETAWAHGRGVLEAFPNERVVIINLDAHLDLRKADRATSGTPFRQLARYCDERGREFHYACLGVSRAANTLALWDEAERLNVTLVEDLHFRRDALSALERVLAQADRIYLTIDLDVLPASEMPAVSAPAALGIPALDLLPVIEQICRSGKLQAADLVEFNPQYDRDGQGAKLAARLAWQIAHWWA, encoded by the coding sequence ATGAGGTTATGGCGGCCCGTAGCCGAAACCGTCTGGCAGGGGCGCGATGACAGCGCCGAGGCCAGCAGTGCAAAGCGCATTTTCCAGACGATAAAGCAGCAGGGCCAGTTCACGCCGCTTTCATCCGGCATCGCGCTGATAGGCTTTGAATGTGATGAAGGGGTAAAACGCAATCAGGGCAGGCCCGGCGCCGTGCAGGCACCGGATATGCTGCGAAAGGCGCTGGCAAATATGGCAAGCCATCAGGGGCATGACCGGCTGACGGATATGGGCTCTGTGTACGTTGAAGGCGGCGAGCTGGAAGCGGCACAGCAGGCGTTAAGCGATGCCGTCACGGCCTGTCAGCAGTCCGGGATGCGCACGCTGGTGTTTGGCGGCGGGCACGAAACCGCGTGGGCGCACGGTCGCGGCGTGCTGGAGGCCTTCCCGAACGAGCGGGTTGTCATTATCAACCTTGATGCCCATCTCGATCTGCGCAAGGCCGACCGGGCCACATCCGGCACCCCGTTTCGCCAGCTGGCGCGCTACTGCGATGAGCGCGGGCGGGAATTTCACTACGCCTGCCTTGGCGTGAGCCGGGCGGCGAACACGCTGGCGCTGTGGGACGAGGCCGAACGCCTGAACGTCACGCTGGTGGAAGATCTCCATTTCAGGCGCGATGCGCTATCCGCCCTGGAAAGGGTGCTGGCGCAGGCCGATCGTATCTATCTGACGATCGATCTGGACGTCCTCCCCGCCAGCGAAATGCCTGCCGTGTCCGCACCGGCTGCGTTAGGCATACCGGCGCTGGATCTTCTCCCGGTTATCGAACAAATCTGCCGTAGCGGTAAGCTACAGGCCGCCGATCTGGTAGAGTTTAACCCGCAGTACGATCGGGACGGGCAGGGCGCTAAGCTAGCCGCCCGCCTGGCCTGGCAAATTGCTCACTGGTGGGCATAA
- a CDS encoding kinase inhibitor: MKIISKDLRDGEKLPERHVFNGMGYQGDNISPHLAWDEVPAGTKSFVVTCYDPDAPTGSGWWHWIVANLPADTRVLPQGSGSDLVALPEGAIQTRTDFGKAGYGGAAPPKGETHRYIFTVHALDVEKIEVDEGASGAMVGFNVHFHSLGSASITAMYS; the protein is encoded by the coding sequence ATGAAAATCATCAGTAAAGATCTGCGCGACGGTGAAAAACTGCCGGAACGCCACGTATTCAACGGCATGGGGTATCAGGGAGACAACATCTCCCCGCACCTGGCGTGGGACGAGGTTCCGGCCGGAACCAAAAGCTTTGTCGTGACCTGCTACGACCCGGATGCGCCGACCGGCTCCGGCTGGTGGCACTGGATTGTGGCGAACCTGCCTGCCGACACGCGCGTCCTGCCGCAGGGTTCCGGTTCAGACCTGGTTGCCCTGCCTGAAGGCGCCATTCAGACGCGCACTGACTTTGGTAAAGCGGGCTACGGCGGCGCGGCGCCGCCAAAAGGGGAAACCCACCGCTATATCTTCACGGTGCACGCGCTGGATGTGGAGAAGATTGAGGTCGATGAAGGGGCGAGCGGCGCGATGGTCGGGTTTAACGTGCATTTCCATTCGCTGGGCAGCGCGTCGATTACGGCGATGTATTCATAA